GGCCGTGGGGCCCCACCACCGGCTTGCTGTGCCTGAACAATGGCGACACCAGTGAAGAGCAGCAGCAGGGAGGCCCACTGCAGCCGGGAAAGGCTGCGGTTCAGCATGAGCAcagagaacagtgctgtggtcaGTATCTTCAGCTGGTATGTCACCTGTGAGGGGCATGTGGAAGGCACTGAGGGCTGTCCCAACCCCCAACCCCTGTACATGGGGTACAATACCCACATAGGCCCCTAGGCACAATGGAGGAACAGGATGAGGTAGATGgcaataaaaacagcaaaaatattcAGCCACTGGCTACTGAGATGAACCTAAATAGCTCTGAGGTGCCTCCCACAAAGTATACAGGAGGACAGCTATGCAAGGAAATCTCAAGCCATACCCAAGTCCACATCCCAGCCCATTTTCTGGCTGTGTGACAAGGAACATGGCACTTGCCCCATCACCATCATCTGTAAGACACAGCTGATATACATGAAACACCTCTCCCAATTTaagtaatgaatgaatgaataggagGCTTTGTAATGAGAGAGGGCTTGATAAACACATGGATACAAATGAAATCAGCCTCAGTAACATCAGCAAACACACACTGCTTATTGTGTGCCAGGTATGGGCCTAAGCCCTCCAGGTAGATttgttcatttaatcctcatgtagGAAGTACGTACTATTGTAATGTCcaatttaaagatgagaaaactaaggcacagagagggcaagtcacttgcccaagatcacacagctggaagGCAGCAGAGCAGAGATTTGAATCCGGGCCCTTTAACCATTTCACAAGGCTGCCTGAAGAGCATAAAGCTTATCTATCACTAACCAAGGGCTCTTCCCAGGTACTCTTTGTTTTAGTCATCCCAGCAGCCCTGGGAGTAGGCACTACCATTTCCATTCCCagttttcacagatgaggaaactgaggttgagGGAGACCCAAGGACATTTTGAAGGTGACACAGCTCCTGCTGTCTGCAGCCCTCCCCTGCCAACATCCTACAATCCCCACCCCAGCCAGTTCCTCCAGGGCCGTGCTGGGCTTGGGGCTCACCTGGAAAGTAGCAGCTGGCAGGTTGGAAATGGCAACATACTGGAGGTTATTCTGCAAAGTATAGATGAGAGAGGGCACTGCAAGCTTGAGTGTGTCCATATACTGCACCAGGACAGCCTCGTGAAGGAAGAGAACCAGGTGTTTCACATTACCTAGGTGGGGGCAGGAGAGCCCTTTTTAGCACCGACTATCAAAGATGGGGATCCTCTAAGGGCCAGGACCAGGCCTGTCCCTGTGTCTCCCCACCACACTCTGACTCCGAGGGCTAGAATCTGAGCTCCCAATTTCCCTACAGTACAAGCACATCTCCAGTAGACCTTTCATCCTTAACATTGTGTCTGAGGATCACAGACCATATTTCACTCTTGCAGCCTACCTCCCTTGCATAGAGTCTCATTCAGGGCAAGCACTCAATACATGACTGTATAATGAAATAATCAGCATTAAGTAGGAGCCTGTAAAGGAGAGAAGCCTTAGGGCTGTGGATGGAAAGCTGTTTGCCAAACACAGGGGAAGGTTTAGACTTATCCCGGCTCCTTACTGTCCTGGGTGCTGCCAAAGGGCAGAGGCCATCTCTGACTCTGCCATAGGCCCTGCACACACCAAGCAGTTGCCCCTGCACATGGAAGAATGAAGCCTTGACGATTAAGCAGGAAGTCTGGTTGGGACCTGCTCCAACCAATACATGAGAATATTTTCTTACATAATAAGGCCTTTGCAAAACTCACCCCACTTTTTTGCAGTTTATCTGTTAGGTCTCAGCTGAGTGTCACTCCTCGGGGAAAACCCACAACCACTGCAGAGGTTATTGGAGGAACTCCTGCTGATGCTCATTCACAAAACCCTGTCCTTGTCCTTCATGGCATTAATTCCAGTAGTAATTATTGATCTCTAACCCCTTACCCAAATTCCCTGGGTGTTCAAAAATGTCCAGGGGTCAGAAAGGTAATATAGAATATATaccattatatattatatatactgtattctatatatataatatagataatatagaatatatacaatatatacaatatatatatatatatataatatagaatatatacaaatatataccatatatttCACACAACACACCCCACAATCAAGGGTGCACACCATAATCAAGGACATTCATATTTCTGCAGTGACTTTTGTAAATACTCATGCcaaacaagaaaaacaagaacCACAAGTACACAAATAGCCCCACATCAGGTCAGGCCAAGTTTTGGCACCAGActaattcaaggaaaaaaatccttgGGGCGAGGGGCCTTTTGAAATTGTAGACAAGGGGTGAAGGCCTGTGATTGAGTCTGTAGCTATGTCTCCCTGTCTAAACTATCAGCCCTATGAGAGCAAGACACATGTCTGCATTGCTAACACATCCACCTCCACGGCCAGAGCACGGCCTGCCACAGTGTACACTCAGAAGTGTCTCAGCATCAGTCAAGAACAGAGGAGGTAGTTTTCTAAATTGCTGCCTCCCAAGGCCCTGGAGCTAATGAGTGGGCTAGAATGTTTTTGTCAATTTAAATATCGAAGACAGAGCTGGATAATCCATCTTTATCCTTTAAATGTGCAAGGCGTTTATAGAGAACTGAATGCTTAAGGAAGACGCCTTCAGGGAGGTGTTTACATTAGTAGATAAAGCCACCTTACAGGATACAGGACAGAAGAATATGTTAAATGGTACCACAGGGAGGTAGTTAGCAAAATCCAGGTTCACCAGTTTATATGACAAATGACCtgatttcttcaacaaattaaCTTCAGAAAAAAAGAGTTCAACAGGAACCAGGTTAACAGACCTAGAAAATAACCAATTTCAAAACACTGATTTTACATAAACCCAATTcaggcaaatttttaaaaatttgtatgacACTTGAGAAAGCATTATAAATTTGAACACTGgatatttgattattttattaactttaaaaattattagttttTTGATGTATGATTTTTAGATATTGcagttgtttttaaatgtatcaaAATACTTATTCAAGACAATAAGGCAGGATTTACTTCAAAATCATAATTACTTCCTGTAGGACATACTCCAACATAATGAGGCAGGCAGTACACAGGCAGATACATGGACTGGCAGTGAGTGGGTAATCATTGATGTTGCTTAATGGCACAGTGGTCATGAGTTGATAATCACTGAATCTGGATGGTGAGTACATCATATTTTATTGCTTCATTATTCTCACCGATTCTGTGTGTTCGAAATGATCCACAAtgaaagttaagaaaaataaataaatcatgtaaGGGTCACCTGCTACCTGATGAGCATTAGACTACCTCACCCCTCCAGTCCACACAGGCCAGCTCATGGGGGCTAGGGGTATAAAAATGTGGGTGCAGCTACTCAGAGCTGGAGGGACAAGCAGCCTAGCTGCACTTACGCACTCCCCAGGCGGTTTCACCAATGCAAGaatcctcctccaggaagccctccatgTGGGCATGGGGCAACCCACATACACAGAGTCTCACCTGCCAACCCCAGTGCAGCCCCCTCCCGCTCATACCCCTCTTCTGTGCGAAGAGCAGCAGCAGGCAGGTAAGCCCTTTGAGCACTTCGGCCATGACCACAGCAGTGGTGGCAAAGAAGCGGTCCCCAGGCAGCGTGCGGGCGTAGCGGATGCTGAGGATGAGGGAGGCATTCTGGACCACGAGCACAGCTAGGGATATATACTTGAGGCGCCGGTGAGCTGTGGGGAATGGAAGGAGCAAGGGGCAAGAAGGGGTCAGAAGCTGCTGGGGCATAGCCACGCCACCACATGCCCCCCATCTCCTTTCTCAACCAGGATCCTTCTAGCCACCTGCCACTTCCTCCCTTGACCTGCCTATCCTGACCAATGAGGGTCTGACTCCCACCTGTTTCCTGCCTCAGCTATAGACAGTAGAGAGCCAGAAAGGGAGAAGTGGGCCCTACCCTGCCCAGCCCATACTTGGAATCCTTGCTGAGGTGTCAGGAGATGGCCGGTACAGGCCTGAAACACCCACCCAGGTCCCCTCTTTGCCTCCTGAGAAGCATGCTCCCCAGGACTGAATACCAACTACATtctcaacatttattgagtgctcaaCATGTGCTTATTGAGAGCTTATCACTGGACTAAGGGATCTACAGTCACCCCTTGAATAACTTGGGTTTGAACTGCAAAGGTCCACTTATAtgctgatttttttcaataaatatactggaaaattttttagagatttgtgacaacttgaaaaaatattttattttctctagcttactttattgtaataccatatataattcataaaacatacaaaatatgtgttaattgactgtttatgttatcagtaaggcttctggtcaacagaaaGCTATTAGTAGCTAAGTTTTAGGGCAGTCAAAGTTATTTGCAGATTTTCGATTGCACATGAGGGTCAATGCCCCTAACCCCGGcattaagggtcaactgtacgtGGATTACTTCGACAGACCCTTCTATCTCTCTGATCTCTGAAGGAATGATAAggattcccattttatggatgagcaaaCTGAAGATTTACATGAAATGATGCTTCTGTTTAATAAGGGGCTGTCCAATGTAAAGAATGATACCCCAATAAGGGAATGAGGCCACTGATGTATGTCCACCAAGGAAGTCTTTCTCCCATCTAAGGAATTATTCCATTCCCT
This DNA window, taken from Manis pentadactyla isolate mManPen7 chromosome X, mManPen7.hap1, whole genome shotgun sequence, encodes the following:
- the SLC35A2 gene encoding UDP-galactose translocator isoform X4, with protein sequence MAAVGSGGSTAAAGPGAVSAGALEPGTASAAHRRLKYISLAVLVVQNASLILSIRYARTLPGDRFFATTAVVMAEVLKGLTCLLLLFAQKRGNVKHLVLFLHEAVLVQYMDTLKLAVPSLIYTLQNNLQYVAISNLPAATFQPAPSFSQSRSTLRSLPSPAASWTAATPTAGCPPWRPQHRALPAKVAHQGEGFVAAGIEDAGLVSFSLFALAQPGPNSDQK